From a single Loigolactobacillus coryniformis subsp. coryniformis KCTC 3167 = DSM 20001 genomic region:
- a CDS encoding metal ABC transporter permease: MLSLPFMQNAFLASTFIAIISGIIGVFVIARNMSFLTHTLSEIGFAGAAFGIFAGWPPLNGMLLFTMISSVIVGQLSVKAARREASISAISSLFIGLGILFLSLANKTSSYATNILFGSIIGISRANVIQVIVLSAVVLLVVLFIYRDLKFDSFDHIGARVKGLWTNVLSIAFLVLLALSVSVAAQIVGSLLIFVLLTLPAASARYFAHTVSSMMAVAVGMSLIGVWGGLYLGYITNWPVTFFIASFECLFYIIALGYNHWRQG; encoded by the coding sequence ATGCTTAGCCTACCTTTTATGCAAAATGCCTTTTTGGCGAGTACCTTTATTGCAATCATCAGCGGCATCATTGGCGTCTTCGTGATTGCCCGTAATATGTCATTTCTGACCCATACCTTATCTGAGATTGGCTTTGCCGGAGCTGCCTTCGGGATTTTCGCTGGCTGGCCGCCGTTAAATGGGATGCTATTATTTACGATGATCAGTTCGGTCATTGTGGGTCAACTCAGCGTAAAGGCTGCCCGGCGCGAGGCTTCGATCAGTGCGATCTCTAGTCTGTTTATCGGGCTCGGTATTTTATTTCTCTCGCTAGCCAACAAAACGTCAAGTTACGCAACCAATATTTTGTTCGGCAGCATTATTGGTATCAGTCGCGCAAACGTGATCCAAGTGATCGTTTTGTCCGCCGTTGTTTTGTTAGTGGTCTTATTCATCTATCGCGATCTAAAATTCGATTCGTTTGACCACATTGGAGCCCGCGTTAAAGGCTTATGGACCAACGTTTTATCAATTGCCTTTCTCGTCCTACTCGCGCTATCCGTCAGTGTTGCTGCACAAATCGTCGGCTCGTTGTTGATTTTCGTTTTACTAACGTTGCCGGCAGCTAGTGCGCGCTACTTTGCCCACACGGTCAGCAGTATGATGGCTGTAGCTGTTGGCATGTCGTTGATCGGCGTTTGGGGTGGCCTGTATCTCGGCTACATCACTAACTGGCCGGTTACCTTCTTCATTGCCTCGTTTGAATGTTTGTTTTATATCATTGCTTTAGGGTATAATCATTGGCGGCAAGGATAA
- a CDS encoding metal ABC transporter ATP-binding protein: MTQSPLLAVEHLAVNFPDHQVFQDLNFTLQRGRFLSIVGENGAGKTTLIRTLLQQLKPSSGAIRFFPERKAIRIGYVPQFRNLDEEYPLSIRDFVSLNLSGIHLPWLSHKERQAVDTAIRSTNLTAIAKRPLGMASGGEKQRAYLAQALVEQPNLLILDESTASLDNMMKYELLDLVKKFNREQNLTVIFVTHDLPLAKQYADDYLLLRRKGYEYGPIAELPEDALISTERGGDLTNA, from the coding sequence ATGACGCAATCACCACTTTTAGCAGTTGAGCATCTGGCGGTCAACTTCCCTGACCATCAGGTATTTCAAGACTTGAATTTCACACTCCAACGCGGCCGCTTTCTAAGTATTGTCGGCGAAAATGGTGCTGGTAAAACAACCTTGATTCGAACTTTATTGCAGCAATTAAAACCTAGTAGCGGTGCGATTCGTTTTTTTCCAGAGCGTAAAGCCATTCGGATCGGTTATGTGCCCCAATTTCGTAATTTAGATGAAGAATACCCATTATCGATTCGCGATTTCGTCAGCCTTAATCTTAGCGGGATCCATTTACCGTGGTTATCGCACAAAGAGCGACAGGCCGTTGATACTGCTATTCGCAGCACCAATTTGACGGCCATCGCTAAGCGGCCACTGGGTATGGCTTCTGGTGGCGAAAAGCAGCGTGCTTATTTGGCTCAAGCCTTAGTTGAACAGCCGAATCTTTTGATTTTAGACGAATCAACTGCCAGTCTAGATAATATGATGAAATACGAACTTTTAGATCTCGTCAAAAAATTTAACCGCGAACAAAATTTAACGGTTATTTTCGTGACCCATGATCTACCATTAGCTAAGCAGTACGCAGACGATTATTTATTATTACGCCGTAAAGGCTATGAATATGGTCCAATCGCTGAGCTACCAGAAGATGCGCTGATCAGCACTGAACGTGGAGGTGATCTGACAAATGCTTAG
- a CDS encoding metal ABC transporter solute-binding protein: MMKQHKLWASITLLASLLLLLVGCSTKPAAKNDGITVVSSLNFYGEVAKAVLGDHGTVTSIITSPNTDPHDFEPTTKTARTVAKADVVIANGIGYDGWMQKLINANGDDNVTNIRVGEDLMGKKTGANEHLWYNKNTMPKLARHLAKVYAKRDPKHKAAYQRNAEKYIKSLQPINTKLTQLKQNKQQQKVAVSEPVFNYALSALGYQISDQHFARAIEEGTDPSPSDIKSLQTAITNRKIAFFVQNSQSTDKVIANLVSLAHRHNVPVIKVTETMPHGLNYRQWMLKQYDQLAKIQTAEQ, from the coding sequence ATGATGAAGCAACACAAACTTTGGGCTAGCATTACCTTGTTAGCCAGCCTTTTATTGCTCCTCGTTGGTTGTAGCACCAAACCAGCTGCCAAGAATGATGGCATCACCGTTGTTAGTTCATTGAACTTTTATGGTGAAGTTGCCAAAGCAGTGCTGGGTGATCATGGCACGGTGACGTCGATCATCACCAGCCCGAATACTGACCCACACGATTTTGAACCGACGACAAAAACAGCGCGCACCGTTGCTAAAGCAGATGTCGTGATTGCTAACGGAATCGGTTACGATGGTTGGATGCAAAAACTGATTAATGCCAATGGTGACGACAACGTCACCAACATCCGCGTCGGCGAGGATTTAATGGGCAAGAAAACCGGCGCCAACGAACACCTTTGGTATAATAAAAACACGATGCCAAAATTAGCGCGCCATTTAGCTAAAGTCTACGCTAAGCGCGATCCAAAGCACAAAGCAGCTTACCAGCGCAACGCCGAGAAGTACATTAAGTCATTGCAACCGATCAACACTAAATTAACGCAATTAAAACAAAATAAACAACAGCAAAAAGTTGCAGTCAGCGAACCTGTTTTCAATTACGCCTTGTCCGCACTAGGTTATCAAATTAGTGATCAACATTTTGCGCGTGCCATTGAAGAAGGGACAGACCCTTCACCTAGCGACATCAAATCACTACAAACTGCGATCACCAATCGTAAAATTGCCTTTTTCGTTCAAAATAGTCAATCAACAGATAAAGTCATCGCTAACTTGGTTAGTTTGGCACACAGACATAATGTGCCCGTCATTAAAGTAACCGAAACGATGCCCCATGGTCTTAATTATCGGCAGTGGATGTTAAAGCAATACGACCAATTAGCTAAGATCCAGACCGCTGAACAGTGA
- a CDS encoding LTA synthase family protein, with the protein MLTAIRHRVNSRLGFFGLVVILFWLKTLLAYTLDFSLGVSGIYQYFILIINPLATTLIFFGIALYIKKPWWSYLTLLVLHAANTALLYFNVIYYREFTDFMTINTITGFSKVSNGISGSSLALTKGHDVFYWLDIVVLLVLLLARLIKVDKKPLPRRLPWALTSLGVVLFAFNLTLGEIDRPQLLTRTFDRNYIVKYLGIDAYTINDAFKTARNDQVRASASTSDLASVQQYIKQHYAAADPQMFGLAKGRNVIVIHLESFEQFLIDDKIDGKEVTPFLNSLYHDKQTYAFANFFHQVGQGKTSDAENLLETSTYGLPEGSLFSQLGSDNTFQAAPAILQQTQGYSSAVFHGDVASFWNRNNVYKNMGYQNFFDKSYFDAAGDRSIGYGLKDKLLFKDSVKYLEQMQQPFYAKFITVTNHFPFEMDSEDTDFPKADTADSSVNNYFQSAHYLDQSVEEFFAYLKASGLYDKSIIVLYGDHYGISNTRNLDLAPLLGKSADDWTAYDDAQMQRVPFMIHIPGVKTGSVQQQYAGEVDVLPTIEHLLGIKTKRYLQFGTDVFSSQHDQVVAFRDGDWVSPQYTKAAGNVYDQKTGTELTKLTKTQQTQVDDNQNRVTTALRLSDKLNNGNLLRFYTPKGFKPVQPQNYNYTDGFTKLAQLRETLGQKSTSLYSQNHDHSTADLYQTDAPEAK; encoded by the coding sequence TTGTTAACAGCGATCAGGCACCGTGTAAATAGTCGGCTAGGCTTTTTTGGCCTCGTTGTGATTTTGTTTTGGCTAAAAACACTTTTAGCTTATACGCTTGATTTTTCATTAGGCGTCAGTGGCATTTACCAATATTTCATTTTGATCATCAATCCATTGGCGACTACGCTTATTTTTTTTGGCATTGCTTTGTATATCAAAAAACCGTGGTGGTCATACCTGACTCTGCTGGTTTTACACGCGGCCAACACGGCGCTGCTGTATTTTAATGTGATCTATTATCGTGAATTTACCGACTTTATGACGATCAACACGATCACCGGTTTTTCCAAAGTTTCTAATGGGATCAGTGGTAGTTCGTTGGCGCTAACTAAGGGTCACGACGTGTTTTATTGGCTAGATATCGTTGTGTTACTAGTTTTGCTTTTGGCGCGCTTGATCAAGGTTGATAAAAAGCCACTACCGCGTCGGTTACCTTGGGCGCTGACTTCGTTGGGCGTCGTTTTATTTGCGTTTAATCTGACTTTAGGTGAAATCGATCGGCCACAGTTGTTGACACGGACGTTTGATCGTAATTATATTGTTAAGTATTTAGGCATCGATGCTTATACGATCAATGATGCCTTCAAAACTGCCCGCAATGATCAGGTGCGCGCATCAGCTAGTACTTCGGATCTGGCTAGTGTGCAGCAGTATATTAAGCAGCACTACGCTGCAGCTGATCCGCAAATGTTTGGTTTGGCGAAAGGTAGAAACGTGATCGTGATCCATTTAGAGAGTTTTGAACAATTTTTGATCGATGATAAAATTGATGGTAAAGAAGTTACCCCGTTTTTGAATAGTCTCTATCATGACAAACAAACCTATGCCTTTGCTAATTTTTTCCATCAAGTCGGGCAGGGGAAAACTAGCGATGCGGAGAATTTGTTGGAGACCAGTACTTATGGCTTGCCGGAAGGCTCGCTATTTTCCCAATTAGGCAGCGATAATACGTTTCAAGCGGCACCAGCGATCTTACAGCAAACGCAAGGCTACTCATCGGCAGTTTTTCATGGTGATGTGGCTAGTTTTTGGAATCGCAATAATGTGTATAAGAATATGGGCTACCAAAACTTCTTTGATAAGAGCTATTTTGATGCGGCTGGCGATCGCAGTATTGGTTATGGCTTGAAGGATAAACTGCTGTTCAAAGACTCAGTCAAATATTTGGAACAAATGCAGCAGCCATTTTATGCGAAATTTATTACGGTTACCAATCATTTTCCATTTGAAATGGACAGCGAAGATACTGACTTTCCTAAGGCGGATACCGCTGACAGCTCGGTCAATAATTACTTTCAATCGGCGCATTATCTAGATCAATCAGTTGAAGAATTCTTCGCTTATTTGAAGGCCTCCGGTTTATATGATAAGTCGATCATCGTGTTATACGGTGATCATTACGGTATTTCTAATACACGTAATCTGGACTTGGCACCTTTGCTAGGAAAGTCCGCTGATGATTGGACGGCATACGATGATGCACAAATGCAGCGGGTTCCGTTTATGATCCACATTCCTGGGGTGAAAACTGGTAGTGTTCAGCAGCAATACGCTGGTGAAGTCGATGTTTTGCCAACAATCGAGCATTTGTTAGGAATCAAGACTAAGCGTTATCTGCAATTTGGAACGGACGTTTTTTCGTCGCAGCATGATCAAGTGGTGGCGTTCCGCGATGGCGATTGGGTCAGTCCGCAGTACACTAAGGCGGCGGGGAATGTTTATGATCAAAAAACTGGGACTGAATTGACTAAGCTGACTAAAACGCAACAAACGCAGGTCGATGACAATCAGAATAGAGTGACAACGGCATTGCGCTTATCGGATAAATTGAATAACGGTAATTTATTGCGCTTTTACACGCCAAAGGGCTTTAAACCGGTGCAACCACAGAATTATAATTATACGGATGGCTTCACTAAGCTGGCCCAACTGCGTGAAACCTTAGGTCAAAAGTCAACTAGCTTGTATTCGCAAAATCATGATCATTCCACTGCTGATCTGTACCAAACGGACGCACCAGAGGCAAAGTAA